One Pigmentibacter ruber genomic window, ATGGTTTAATGCCTGAATTTCAATGGAAATATTATCTACTTCTATAGACTTTAAGTTATTTAATTCATGGAAAAATATTTTATTAAGCGCTGGTAATTGATAGAATTCTACTGGAAAAAAAGGGGCGGAAAAAAATTTTTGGAATATTTCTTTTAAAGATAGACCAAATTTTGCTTGTCCGTAGATATTTATAACACAGTCATTTCTAAAAAAGGGTATGAATTTTGTGAGACCAATCATGTGATCATAGTGCATGTGACTTAGAAATAAATGAAATATTCGGTCTCCACGTAACAGAGCGTTTTCAGCACATTTTATCAGTCCAGTCCCTGCATCTATAATAATAGCCTTTGAATCCGTTTCTGTGATGGATAATACCTCAACGCAGGAGGTATTGCCTCCATATTTAAGCATTTTATCGTTTGGTATCGGAATAGTACCTCTTGTTCCCCAAAAAGTCACATATTGCTCATATGCAATAGGAGTTTCTTTTGTTGTATTTCTGTCTTTTATCTGATATTTGACCCTATTATGGACTTGGGCCACATTTTCTCCTTCCTAAATCAATTATTACATGCTACGGCACAGAATGTTTGAAGTTGATACCTAGGCTTTCTGTCCTGTTCTAATAAAGATGTGATATCCACTTTATATTTAAATACTCTAAATATTAGACTGCCTGTTTCTCGGTATTTAGGTCAAGGAGTTGGAAAAAATGTTCATGGTTTACACGCCAAAAATTTTGTCTGAAGAGATGGAGTCTTTAGAGCTCTTTCGCAATAAAAGCATTTTTCAGGATGTAACGCCTCAATCTGCTTGGAAATTATTAGAACCAGAAAATCCCTTAGCTCCAGCTGTATTAGATATAAACTGGCTTATAACTCAACCTTTATTACCGTTTCTAGTACAAGTTGCGCCTGCTCATCTTATTTACAGAAGTATAATAGCTCATGGTATAGAAGATTCTCTGGAAGTTATTGAATGGATCAGAGGTGAGCAGTTACAAAAGGTGCTAGATTTTGATCTTTGGCAAACCCCATTAGATCATAATTCTGGGGAAATTTCATTTGCTAAAGCCCTATCGTGGGTAAGAGTTTGGCTTGAAATAGGTTCAAATTTTGCTGCAAAGAGGTTCTTTGAATTAGATGAGGAAACTATTGTACTAGTTTTGTCAAAGTTTTTCCAAATAATCCCTGAAGGAGTTGGTATTATATCTGATGATATTCGTGAAAACTGGCTTAAAACTTTGGATAATAGATTTTATTTGCAGATAAATGATGAAGATCCTGAAGCGTTTGAAATATTAAAGCCTTTTATTGACGATTTATACTCTTATAACCCTAGAATAGCAGCCTCCACATTTGCACATGCTGCAATGCTTATTCGGCAAGAATCTTTGGCAGATGGATTAAAATGGAAGGAAGCTAGGCTCTCTGATCAAGGATTTGTATCAAAAGAAGAGGCACAAGAAATCTTAAAGCCAAAAGATTTTCAGGTATTAAAAAAATCTTTAGCTTTTGAAATTGAATTGGAAAAGAAAAAACAAGAAGTTTTAGGAAAATATCCAAAAAAGTTGTCAGATGCTGCAAATTTAAATTCTGATTTAGAAGTAACAGATCAAGTCATTCATTTTTTAGGTACTTTAGAGCCTGAAGAAGGTATTCGTTATATGCAATTAGCATTAGGAATGGATGAATTAAAAAAGATTTCAGGCTCAAGCAATATTGACCCCAGTTACTTTTATGAAGATGATGATTTTATCGCAGAAGCTGGGGAAAAAATTGTAGCGTTATGCAATAAAATTTTAACTAAAATTGAGTTTCATAAAGTAAATATAAACAATACTCGTGAAGTTTTATTTATAGAAGAAGTATTTTCTTATCTAGTAAAACAAAATATGCACGATGCAATGCAATTAAAGGAAAGAATAGCAAGAACTTCTAATGTAATTGTCTCAGCTTATATGCAAAATATAGACAACCAATCTATATCTTACGCTTTGCAAGTTGAAAGAGGTGCGTTAAATATTGGTTTGCAATACGTACTCCAAAACAAATCAGAATTTCCTATTTTGCTCGATAAAGTATTGCCAGATGTGGAGTTAGCTGCTTTCTTTTTAAGCACTGTTGGTCCTGAGTTTGTATTTCATATAGGCTGGAACTTGATTTATTCTATACCAAAAGAATTGAGTAAAGAAATTATCTTTCTTGATGCTGCTCATGAAAAATTGCGAAATAAGTTAAACACTATTCAAAAAATTAAATTGTTTGACGGGACTGAGTACACTATTGGTCTTGATAAATTGATAGAAAAGCATAGATTTGCTGATGCAAAGAAATGGTTATCTAGCGTAGAGGGGCTTTTACCTATTGAAATTTATTTAGTTCTGGAAAGTTTTTTTGATAGAGTTCCTATGCTCTGTGAGTTAAATACAACAAAAGCTAAATTTTCCAATAAATTATTGCCAGCAACAAAACCGTTTGAAACTTTACAAGAGATAAATTTGGCAAAAGAATTTATTCAAAATATTGGTTATAATTTTGGGGTATAAAAATAATATATGCAAAAATTATCTTATCTAGAAGCATCAAAAACTAAACCAATTTGGGATTTAGAAGAGAAATTTAAAATTGAAACGCTCTTAAATAAAAAACATTCTTTGTATCTTGAGAATGAAATATTTACTTTAGAAGCGGAAAAATCAAAGGAACAAATTCAAATTAAAATTTCTTTAAATAAAAAAGATAATTCTTTTCATTATCCCATAGAATGCGTTTATATAAAAGAATCTATTAATGAAAATGAACAAGAAATTGCATTAAATATAATAGATTATTTAGATATCTATTGGGCAAATTACTTTAATGAAGAAAGAAATGTTTTTATTCCTATTGATTGGAGTAAGCATGAATTTGAAGGAAAGTTTTTTTATTTAAGGGGATTTGTAAGGAATTTATCATTAGAAAATGAAGCTGATGCTTTTTTGAAAAAGCACGGCCATGGTGAGTACGATATACATTCAATAACTTCTGAGACGTAACATGAAAAAAAGAGTTCTTGTCGCAATGTCTGGTGGCGTTGATAGCTCAGTAGCAGCTGCTTTATTGGTTGAAAAAGGGTATGATGTTATTGGGGTAACAATGCAGCTTTGGGATTACTCCCAAAATGAAACCAGTTGTGACCCAAATAGTAAATTTGATACTTGCTGCAGTTTAGATGATGTCGCTGATGCAAGAATGGTAGCACATAAATTGGGAATTCCTTTTTACGTTTTTGATTATCAAGATGATTTTAAAGAAAATGTAGTTGATTATTTTACTGACGAATATCTTAAAGGAAGAACACCTAATCCTTGTGTTGCATGTAATACTTTTCTTAAATTTGATCATTTATTAGATAGAGCTCAACGTCTAGGATGTGACTATGTTGCAACTGGGCATTACGCCAAAATTGTTTATGATGAATCATATGGGCAATATAAATTATTAAAAGGTCTTGATTCTCATAAGGATCAAAGTTACTTTTTATATTCCATGACTCAAGAGAGGCTTGCGAAAGTTTTATTTCCATTAGGTGAACTAACAAAGCCTGAAGTAAGAGTTATTGCTGAAAAATACGGTTTAATAAATGCTTCTAAAAAAGAGAGCATGGAAATTTGTTTTATTCCAAATAATGATTATGCAAAGTTTATTGCAAATAGAGTCCAAGAATCAGACTTGATTAAAGGCTCTATTAAACATGAGGATGGCCAAATACTTAGCGAACATGATGGAATACATCAATTTACAGTAGGACAAAGAAAAGGTTTAAAAATTTCTTATCCAAATCCTCTCTATGTAACAAGAATAGATTCTGAAACAGGAACTGTTTTTGTTGGTGAAGAAAAGTATCTTTATCGTTCGGGTTTTTCGTTTAAAAAATTTCATTCTATACGAAATATTCGAAATGAATCTCAGTTTGAAGTGAAAATACGTTATCGTTCTTCACCTTGTTCTGCTATTATTGATATGAGTTCTGATAAAGTTACTTTGAAATTTCTTTCTCCTCAAAAATCTGTAACACCAGGTCAAATTGCTGTTTTATACAAGGATAATGAAGTTCTTGGAGGCGGATTTATTGATAAGGTTTTTGAGTAATGTTAGAGAAGCGTCTCTCCTTATTAAAAATTCATTTACGTGAATTTAATTTTAATAAGTTAAGTAAAGTATTTCCGCAAATCGAAGCAAATATTGATAAATTAGGTGAAATTCAAGGTCATCGTTATAATGATAAGAAATTAGCCGCTATTTCTTTAGTCCATCGCTCTTCATTAGTTTACTGGCCTAATGATAAATCAGGTATTTTTTCTAATGAAAGGCTTGAATTTTTAGGAGATGCTTTTTTAAGTTTTTTTATTGCCTCAGAAGCTATGATTCAACACAAATCACTCCAAGAAGGTGATTTATCAAGATTAAGAGCAGCTATAGTTGGGACTGAAAATTTAGCTTCAAAAAGTCGTGATCTTGGTGTAGGAGATTGTCTCCTCGTAGGAAAAGCTGAAATGAATTCTAATCCCCAGCGAAGAGATAATGTTTTAGCTGACGCGTTTGAATCTATTACGGCAGCACTTTTGCTCGATGCTGGTGAAGAAAAGGTTCATTCTTGGTTGCTAAAGGTTTTTGCTGAAGATATTCAAGAAGGTCCGAATATTTTGCTTAAATTTGATGCAAAAAGTAAATTGCAGCAGTGGACTCAAGGAATTATTGGAGTGCCTCCTGTGTACAAAACGATTGGCACTGAAGGAACACCACAAGAAACCTTCTTTATTGTTGCTGCCTTTATTGGAAATACAGAAATTGGACGAGCAGTAGCAGCGAGTAAAAGGGAAGCTAGCAAAAAAGTAGCAGAAAATATTGTAGATAAAATTGAAACAGGAAAATTAACAAAAGAAATGATTATAAGTTTTTTTGGTAGGGAAAAATGACAAAAAATTGTGGATATGTAGCATTATTAGGGCGTCCTAACGCAGGTAAAAGTACTCTTTTAAATGCTTTATTGGGAACAAAGTTAGCTGTTGTAAGTAATAAACCTCAAACAACAAGAAATAAAATATTGGGAGTTTGTTCTGAAGGAAATAGCC contains:
- the mnmA gene encoding tRNA 2-thiouridine(34) synthase MnmA, coding for MKKRVLVAMSGGVDSSVAAALLVEKGYDVIGVTMQLWDYSQNETSCDPNSKFDTCCSLDDVADARMVAHKLGIPFYVFDYQDDFKENVVDYFTDEYLKGRTPNPCVACNTFLKFDHLLDRAQRLGCDYVATGHYAKIVYDESYGQYKLLKGLDSHKDQSYFLYSMTQERLAKVLFPLGELTKPEVRVIAEKYGLINASKKESMEICFIPNNDYAKFIANRVQESDLIKGSIKHEDGQILSEHDGIHQFTVGQRKGLKISYPNPLYVTRIDSETGTVFVGEEKYLYRSGFSFKKFHSIRNIRNESQFEVKIRYRSSPCSAIIDMSSDKVTLKFLSPQKSVTPGQIAVLYKDNEVLGGGFIDKVFE
- the rnc gene encoding ribonuclease III codes for the protein MLEKRLSLLKIHLREFNFNKLSKVFPQIEANIDKLGEIQGHRYNDKKLAAISLVHRSSLVYWPNDKSGIFSNERLEFLGDAFLSFFIASEAMIQHKSLQEGDLSRLRAAIVGTENLASKSRDLGVGDCLLVGKAEMNSNPQRRDNVLADAFESITAALLLDAGEEKVHSWLLKVFAEDIQEGPNILLKFDAKSKLQQWTQGIIGVPPVYKTIGTEGTPQETFFIVAAFIGNTEIGRAVAASKREASKKVAENIVDKIETGKLTKEMIISFFGREK
- a CDS encoding DUF6178 family protein translates to MFMVYTPKILSEEMESLELFRNKSIFQDVTPQSAWKLLEPENPLAPAVLDINWLITQPLLPFLVQVAPAHLIYRSIIAHGIEDSLEVIEWIRGEQLQKVLDFDLWQTPLDHNSGEISFAKALSWVRVWLEIGSNFAAKRFFELDEETIVLVLSKFFQIIPEGVGIISDDIRENWLKTLDNRFYLQINDEDPEAFEILKPFIDDLYSYNPRIAASTFAHAAMLIRQESLADGLKWKEARLSDQGFVSKEEAQEILKPKDFQVLKKSLAFEIELEKKKQEVLGKYPKKLSDAANLNSDLEVTDQVIHFLGTLEPEEGIRYMQLALGMDELKKISGSSNIDPSYFYEDDDFIAEAGEKIVALCNKILTKIEFHKVNINNTREVLFIEEVFSYLVKQNMHDAMQLKERIARTSNVIVSAYMQNIDNQSISYALQVERGALNIGLQYVLQNKSEFPILLDKVLPDVELAAFFLSTVGPEFVFHIGWNLIYSIPKELSKEIIFLDAAHEKLRNKLNTIQKIKLFDGTEYTIGLDKLIEKHRFADAKKWLSSVEGLLPIEIYLVLESFFDRVPMLCELNTTKAKFSNKLLPATKPFETLQEINLAKEFIQNIGYNFGV
- a CDS encoding MBL fold metallo-hydrolase; this encodes MAQVHNRVKYQIKDRNTTKETPIAYEQYVTFWGTRGTIPIPNDKMLKYGGNTSCVEVLSITETDSKAIIIDAGTGLIKCAENALLRGDRIFHLFLSHMHYDHMIGLTKFIPFFRNDCVINIYGQAKFGLSLKEIFQKFFSAPFFPVEFYQLPALNKIFFHELNNLKSIEVDNISIEIQALNHPQEALAYKVWDFHKRNCVVYASDHEHGSIKDYELEKFIKNADLLIYDTTYSDSNYKNYVGWGHSTAKAGASIAKNSNVKYYAIYHHDPSSSDEYLESKILTEAQAIFKNSFLSAEYQTLNINQLQSILTGK